The genomic segment CGGCTCCAGAAGATGGATGTTGGGATGTTTGTGCAGGATGCGCTCCACCGGCTCGCGGACGTTGGGATTGAGGTGGACGGGATAGACGATCTGGATGTCCGGGCGTTCCGCCAGGCAGGCCAGGGCCTTGCAAATGCGCTCGAAGCCTTCGCCGAAATTCTCGCGCCGGTGTCCGGTCACCAGGACCAGGCGCCGGTCGGAATTCAGGAAGGGAAACAGGCCTTCCAGCCGGTCGCGCAAATGGCGGTCGTCGCGCAGCATGCCCACCACATGCTGCAAGGCGTCGATGACCGTGTTGCCGGTCACCAGGATGCGGTCGGCCGGTCGGTTTTCCGCCCGCAGGTTTTCCGCCGCCCTCTCGGTGGGGGCGAAATAAAGATCGGCGATGGAATCCGCCAGGCGACGGTTCATTTCCTCGGGCCAGGGGGCATGGACGTTGCCGGTGCGCAATCCGGCTTCCACATGGCCGACCGGAACCTTTTGGTAGAAGGAGGCCAGGGCGGCGGCGAAGGTGGTGGTCGTGTCGCCGTGCACCAGCACGCGGTCGGGCCGGAACTGGGCGAGGACCTTTTCCATGCCGGTCAGCACGGCGGTGGTGATATGGCCGAGCCCCTGGTTGGCCTGCATGATGTCCAGGTCGTAGTCGGGGCGGATGCCGAACAGGGTCAGGACCTGATCCAGCATGCCCCGGTGCTGGCCGGTGACGCAAACCGCGGCATCGATTCCCGGCGTCCGGGCGAGGGCCAGCACGACGGGGGCCATCTTGATGGCCTCGGGCCGCGTTCCGAAAACGGTAAGCACGCGCATGGGCGGGAATCCCGACCGTGAAGGGTGGCGAAGGGATATCGCGGACCTTCGGTTTCCGCAAGGATTGCCTTGCCTTGATTCGGCAACCGCCTATAGGCTAGCGGCGTCAGGGGAGGCTTCCGATGCCGTTGCGCCCGTTTTTCCTCGCGCTGCTTGGACTGGGATGGACGCTTGCCGTCGCGGGGGGCGGAGCGGCGGCGGCTGCCGATCTCGCTTCCTACAAGGCGTCCTATACGGTGAAGACCGCGACCATTCGCAAGGGCAGTCCCTTCGTCGCGGTGACCGGGGCCATGACCTATGCCACCGAGAAGGCCTGCGACGGCTGGGTCACCCACCAGGAAATGACCCTGTCGATGGCGGCCGTGGACGGGAGCGTCGTCCAGCAGGACTTCTCCCTGTCCAGTTGGGAGTCCTTCGACGGCGGCCGCTACCGCTTCGTGGTGCGCAGCCGCGTCGACGACGAAGAGGAAACCTTTCGTGGCCGTGCCCTGCTGAGCGGCCCCGCCGGTGGCGGCGAGGCCATCTACTCGGAGCCGGAAAACCATACCTTCCCGTTGCCGGCCAACACCCTTTTCCCCATGCGCCAGACCGCCATGATCATCGATCGGGCGGGCAAGGAGCGCGGCCATGTGCCGCACGTCACCTTCGACGGCACCGACGGCGGCGGCGTGCACGAGGCCGTGGTTTATATCGGCCAGCGCATCGAGGCTCTTCCCGAGGTGGCGGACCCGCTGCTCGCCCGGCCGGGATGGCTCGTGCGCCTCTCTTATTATTCTCCGGACGAACCGGCCCTGGCGCCGGAATACGAGGTGGAGGCGCTGCAACTCGACAACGGTCTCGCCCCGCGCCTGATCTTGGACTATCAAGATTTTTCGGCGCAGATGATTCTGGAAAAGCTGGAGCCTTTGCCCGAACCGCATTGCTGATGGAGCGCGTGAGCATGGGGAGCGTTCGTTTGGCCCTTGCGGCCATGGGGGTGGCTTGCTTGGCCAGTGGATCGACCGCGGCCGGAGAAGCCGGATTCGTCGGCATGCAGATCCAGGGCAGTTCGGCGCCCGTCGCACAGGCCCTGGGCTTACCTCAGCCCAAGGGGGTCCTGGTGCGCGACGTGGCCCTGGGGGGGCCGGCCGCCGAAGCCGGCTTTCGCCGCGGCGACCTGATTCTCCGCTTCGACAATCGCGAGGTTTCCACCTTTGAAGGGCTCCTGGCCCTGGTCAGGGAAACCCGGGTTGGCGTCCAGGTTCCGGTAACGGTCCTGCGGGGCGGGCAGACCGTCGACCTGACCTTGAGGACCGGCGAATGGCCGGCCGCCTGGAAGGTTGTCCAGAACGCCGTTGCGACCTTGCCCCACATGGGGGTGACGCTGGCGTCCCTTACGCAGAAGACCCGCGAGGCCTTCGAACTCCGCTGGGGAACGACGGGCGTGGTGGTCTCCCTGCTGGACCCCGACAAAGAAGGGGCCAAGGTACTGCGGCGCGGCGAGGTCGTCTTGCAGGTCAATCAGGAAGACGTCTGGTTGCCCGAGCAGGTCCTGGCCCAGGTGGAAAAGGCAAAGGCCGCCGGCCGCCCGAACCTTCTGATCCTGGTCGAGGGGCGCGACGGCTTCCGCTATTCGCTGCTTCCCGTCAAGTAGCCTATTCCGGCATGCCGGGGGGATCGGGGTCTTCGTCCCAGCCGTCTTCCGGCTTGGGGAAGCGGGCCATCCACTCCTCGAGCATCACCACGTGGCCGGCTTCCTCCTCGGCGAATTCCGCCGCCATGCCCTTGACTTCGGCGTTGCCGGTCGCGGCAGCCACCGAGGCATAGAAATCGTGCGCCCCCATTTCCGCCCGATGGGCCAAACGCAGGGCCTGGTATGGGTTCATCAGATAATGGGCATCGGTCATCGAGGCCGCTTCCGGCGCCGTGCCGTTCCGCCACTTGAGATTCCATGGGGCGATCCGGGGAATTCGCAGGCCCCGCGACCGTTCCTCGATCTCCGCGGCATGCTTCAGCGAATAGGTCTGGAGTTGCCGGAACAGGCCGGCGACCTCGAGGTTGTTGTGGACCTCCATGGCATCGCCCATCTCGGCGTAGCCGGCGGCAGCCTCTTCCTCCAGCACCTTGCCGTGGGCCAGTAGTTCCTCGATGGTCTCGATGGCCGGCACCGCCGGCCGGTCCTTGTCGTGCGTCATAGTGCTTCTCCCCATCTGTCGCGCCCGTTGGCCGGGTCTTCGGTGCGTCCTGCGGCCGGTCCGTTGATCGGCCTTCGGTCCAGACTAGCAAAATTCGGGAAACGCCGCGATCACTTCTTCCGGGTGGAGGCCACCGCGTCCTGGAGAACGGGTTTGGGCAGGGCGCCCGGAATCACGGCATTGCCGATGACGAAGGTCGGGGTGCCGGTGATTCCCAATTCCTTGCCCAGGGCACGGGTCTTCGCGATGGCCTTGTCGACCGCGGGGTCTTCCATGGCCTTCCGCAGCTTCGCGACGTCGATTCCCGACTCGCCGGCGGTGGCGAAGATTCTTTCCTCGGTCAAGGGCCCCTTGGCCGACATCAGCGCCGTATGGAAAGCCAGGTACTTGCCCTTTTCCATGCGCGAAGCGGCGATGGCCGCCCTGGCCGCGACCAGGGATGCGGGGCCGAGTACGGGGTATTCCTTGAAGACCAGGCGAATCTTCGGGTCTTCCTTCAGATAGTCCTGCAGCATGGCGACCACGCGCTTACAGTAGCCGCAGTTGTAGTCGAAGAACTCGACGATGGTCACGTCGCCCTTGGGGTTGCCGGCTTC from the Magnetospirillum sp. WYHS-4 genome contains:
- the wecB gene encoding UDP-N-acetylglucosamine 2-epimerase (non-hydrolyzing), with amino-acid sequence MRVLTVFGTRPEAIKMAPVVLALARTPGIDAAVCVTGQHRGMLDQVLTLFGIRPDYDLDIMQANQGLGHITTAVLTGMEKVLAQFRPDRVLVHGDTTTTFAAALASFYQKVPVGHVEAGLRTGNVHAPWPEEMNRRLADSIADLYFAPTERAAENLRAENRPADRILVTGNTVIDALQHVVGMLRDDRHLRDRLEGLFPFLNSDRRLVLVTGHRRENFGEGFERICKALACLAERPDIQIVYPVHLNPNVREPVERILHKHPNIHLLEPLDYLPFVYLMERAHLIVTDSGGIQEEAPSLGKPVLVMREVTERPEAVEAGTVRLVGTDSAAIVAESVRLLDDRTAYDAMGRAHNPYGDGRAAERIVKEILREASL
- a CDS encoding cell envelope integrity EipB family protein, whose translation is MPLRPFFLALLGLGWTLAVAGGGAAAAADLASYKASYTVKTATIRKGSPFVAVTGAMTYATEKACDGWVTHQEMTLSMAAVDGSVVQQDFSLSSWESFDGGRYRFVVRSRVDDEEETFRGRALLSGPAGGGEAIYSEPENHTFPLPANTLFPMRQTAMIIDRAGKERGHVPHVTFDGTDGGGVHEAVVYIGQRIEALPEVADPLLARPGWLVRLSYYSPDEPALAPEYEVEALQLDNGLAPRLILDYQDFSAQMILEKLEPLPEPHC
- a CDS encoding PDZ domain-containing protein, with amino-acid sequence MGSVRLALAAMGVACLASGSTAAGEAGFVGMQIQGSSAPVAQALGLPQPKGVLVRDVALGGPAAEAGFRRGDLILRFDNREVSTFEGLLALVRETRVGVQVPVTVLRGGQTVDLTLRTGEWPAAWKVVQNAVATLPHMGVTLASLTQKTREAFELRWGTTGVVVSLLDPDKEGAKVLRRGEVVLQVNQEDVWLPEQVLAQVEKAKAAGRPNLLILVEGRDGFRYSLLPVK
- a CDS encoding rubrerythrin, with the translated sequence MTHDKDRPAVPAIETIEELLAHGKVLEEEAAAGYAEMGDAMEVHNNLEVAGLFRQLQTYSLKHAAEIEERSRGLRIPRIAPWNLKWRNGTAPEAASMTDAHYLMNPYQALRLAHRAEMGAHDFYASVAAATGNAEVKGMAAEFAEEEAGHVVMLEEWMARFPKPEDGWDEDPDPPGMPE
- a CDS encoding DsbA family protein, which produces MSISRVLGALGALLILAAAQPAPAADPAFNPAQEKAVREIVRKYLMENPEIIIEAVETFKAKQEAEEEERVKKAVVERRSDLENDPDSPEAGNPKGDVTIVEFFDYNCGYCKRVVAMLQDYLKEDPKIRLVFKEYPVLGPASLVAARAAIAASRMEKGKYLAFHTALMSAKGPLTEERIFATAGESGIDVAKLRKAMEDPAVDKAIAKTRALGKELGITGTPTFVIGNAVIPGALPKPVLQDAVASTRKK